The DNA sequence CTTGAGGGGGATGTGTTCCCCGATCACCGCGACGATGTCCGAGCGGGCCCGCACCTCCTCGACCTGGTCGTCGGGGATCACGCGAGGGTCACCACGGTTACGCCCGTGCCCCCCTCGCCCACGCCGCCGGAACGGTACTCCCGCACCCGGGGGTCTTCCTCAAGCAGCTCGGCGACCATGGCGCGCAGGGCGCCGGTGCCCTTCCCGTGGATGAGGCGCAGCTCGGGCACGTCCGCCACAACCGCCCGGTCGAGGATGTTCTGCAGGCGGGCAGCCGCCTCGTCGACCCGCAATCCGCGCAGGTCGGAGTCGAGGGGGGGCGGGTCGGAGGGAAAGAACGAGCGGCCCGCCGGCCGCCTCTCCTCGCGGACCGGGCCCGTGGCGGGCGCGAGTCCGTCGAGCGGCACCTCCAGCCTGAGCCCGCCCCGGGCTTCCACCAGCGCGCGCCCGGGGCGGATCTCGACCACCGTGGCGGTCGCGCCTCCGTTCGCGAGCCGCACCGGGTCGCCGGGGCGGAGGGGGGTGGCGGGGGCAGGGCGGTGGTCGTCGGGGGGGCGGACTCGGTGGCGTTCGGCGGCCGCCTCGACCCGCTGGCGCGCCGCGCGCGCAACCTCCTCTTCCTCGCCCGCCCGGCCGGCGCGCACCTCGGCGATGGCGCTCTCGACTTCGCGCCGGGCCTCCAGCAGGATCCGGCGCGCTTCGGCCCGGGCGCGGCGGCGGGCGGTCCGCTCTTCGCCGGCCATCCTGCGCTCGCGAGCCTCGAGGGTGGCGCCGAGCGAGGCGTTCTCCCTGGCGCGCCCTTCGACCTCGGCCTCCCTGGCGGCGAGGGCGGCCCTGGCCCTGGCAGCGTCCGCCTCCAGGCGCTCCAGGCGCTCCAGCAGCTCATCCATGCGCACCTCGTCCCGTGAAAGACGAGCTTCGGCCCCATCGATCAGCGATCTTTCAAACCCCAGGGAACCCGCGATGGCGAGCCCGTAGCTGCGCCCCGGCCTCCCCTTGCGAAAGCGATATGTGGGCCGGGTGCGCTCCGGGTCGAAGTGCAATGAACCGTTCACGATGCCGCTTCCTGGCGCATCCAGCCTCTTGAGCTGTCCGAGATGCGAGGTCACCACCACCCGTGCCCCCCGGTTCGCCAGCGCTTCCAGCACCGCGGCCGACAGGGCCGCCCCCTCATCCGGGTCCGTGCCGGTACCCATCTCGTCGATGAGCACCAGCGCCGTATCGCTGGCGCGCGCAAGGATGTCCTTCAGGTTGGCGAGATGGGCGGCGAACGTGGAAAGGTCGTCCTCGACCGATTGCTCGTCCCCGATGTCGGCGAAGAAACGGCGAAACACGGGAATTCGCGTCCCGGAACCCACCGGGGGAACGACGCCGCACTGTGCGAGCACGCAGATCAGGCCCACGGACTTGAGAAAGACGCTCTTGCCACCGGTGTTGGGACCCGACACCACCA is a window from the Gammaproteobacteria bacterium genome containing:
- a CDS encoding Smr/MutS family protein, with translation MHERAILMQHAFEVLGLPDVLARVAASASSDAGRDAVLALRPATRPAIIQRELERVRETARLAGAVRSLSGIPDARDALRRLRAAGGVLSPAELHSMGTLLRSGRELAHDLSAADPPLLLLEPLRERLLFDRALEERIFRTVDRTGAVLDTASPELSRLRARLKRSRGVIVGRLESYVRTLPAAWVIPDASVTVREGRYVIPVRRAGRSDVGGVVHGTSASGATLFVEPPLAIELMNRVRELESAEVREIDRVLAECTSALAPLRDGLAGSQEALIEFDSLDARARTALGWNGSVPALLPEAEHGLCIVQGRHPLLALREDVETVPFDLLLEPEERVLVVSGPNTGGKSVFLKSVGLICVLAQCGVVPPVGSGTRIPVFRRFFADIGDEQSVEDDLSTFAAHLANLKDILARASDTALVLIDEMGTGTDPDEGAALSAAVLEALANRGARVVVTSHLGQLKRLDAPGSGIVNGSLHFDPERTRPTYRFRKGRPGRSYGLAIAGSLGFERSLIDGAEARLSRDEVRMDELLERLERLEADAARARAALAAREAEVEGRARENASLGATLEARERRMAGEERTARRRARAEARRILLEARREVESAIAEVRAGRAGEEEEVARAARQRVEAAAERHRVRPPDDHRPAPATPLRPGDPVRLANGGATATVVEIRPGRALVEARGGLRLEVPLDGLAPATGPVREERRPAGRSFFPSDPPPLDSDLRGLRVDEAAARLQNILDRAVVADVPELRLIHGKGTGALRAMVAELLEEDPRVREYRSGGVGEGGTGVTVVTLA